Proteins encoded together in one Musa acuminata AAA Group cultivar baxijiao chromosome BXJ3-6, Cavendish_Baxijiao_AAA, whole genome shotgun sequence window:
- the LOC103987680 gene encoding serine/threonine-protein kinase SAPK7 gives MEKYEVVRDIGSGNSGVARLMRNKETKELVAMKYIPRGEKIDEKVAREIINHRSLRHPNIIRFKEVVLTPTHLGIVMEYAAGGELFERICVTGRFSEDEARYFFQQLICGVSYCHFMQICHRDLKMENTLLDGSPAPRLKICDFGYSKSSVLHSRPKSTVGSPAYIAPEVLSQREYDGKMADVWSCGVTLYVMLVGAYPFEDPDDKKNFRKTIERIRSVQYKIPEYVHLSQDCRHLLSRIFVANPAKRITIKEIREHLWFLKNLPRELTEAAQATYRKKDDNMPTYSLQSVADITQIVRMARVPPSSAFDAGFSWPDDEEEPQEGKQE, from the exons ATGGAGAAGTACGAGGTGGTGAGAGATATCGGGTCGGGGAACTCTGGAGTCGCCCGGTTGATGCGGAACAAGGAGACCAAGGAGCTCGTCGCCATGAAGTACATCCCTAGAGGTGAAAAG ATCGATGAGAAGGTGGCGAGGGAGATCATCAATCACCGGTCGCTTCGGCATCCCAATATTATCAGATTCAAGGAG GTTGTGCTCACGCCCACGCATCTGGGGATCGTCATGGAGTACGCCGCCGGTGGAGAGCTCTTCGAGCGGATCTGCGTGACGGGAAGATTCAGCGAGGACGAG GCGAGGTACTTCTTTCAGCAGCTCATCTGCGGCGTCAGCTACTGCCACTTCATG CAAATTTGCCATCGAGACCTGAAGATGGAGAACACTCTGCTTGATGGCAGCCCGGCACCTCGACTCAAGATCTGCGACTTTGGTTACTCTAAG TCATCTGTGCTTCACTCGCGGCCGAAATCGACGGTGGGAAGCCCTGCATACATTGCTCCTGAGGTCCTCTCCCAGCGAGAGTACGATGGAAAG ATGGCAGATGTATGGTCCTGTGGTGTTACATTATATGTGATGTTGGTGGGAGCCTACCCCTTTGAAGACCCAGATGACAAGAAAAATTTCAGGAAGACCATTGAG AGAATAAGGAGTGTTCAGTACAAGATACCCGAATATGTTCATCTCTCCCAGGACTGCAGGCATCTTCTCTCTCGGATCTTTGTGGCCAACCCTGCAAAG AGGATAACGATCAAGGAGATAAGGGAACACCTTTGGTTCTTGAAAAATTTGCCTAGAGAGCTAACAGAAGCAGCACAAGCAACGTACCGCAAGAAGGATGACAACATGCCCACCTATTCCCTTCAGAGTGTGGCAGATATAACTCAGATCGTCAGGATGGCAAGGGTTCCACCATCATCAGCTTTCGATGCAGGCTTCAGCTGGCCTGACGATGAAGAGGAGCCGCAGGAGGGCAAGCAAGAGTAA